A genomic segment from uncultured Marinifilum sp. encodes:
- the gldF gene encoding gliding motility-associated ABC transporter permease subunit GldF, whose protein sequence is MLPLLIKEFRTFFSSLTGYLILSVFLIATGLFVWVFPGPSNPLDSAYANLNVLFEIAPWIYLFLIPAVCMRSFADEKKQGTIELVYTRPISETGIILAKYFAALLVVVVSLLFCLVYYFSIYNLGSPVGSIDSAAFWGSFIGLFLLAGVYVAIGVFCSSITENQIVAFLFALALSFLLFTGFDYLAELNYFQNMQTTIYSLGINEHYRSLSKGVVDSRDVIYFAGVIVAFLMITKTVLKSRKW, encoded by the coding sequence ATGCTACCACTTCTCATTAAGGAGTTTAGAACTTTTTTTAGTTCTCTTACCGGATATCTTATTCTATCCGTTTTTTTAATTGCTACAGGTTTATTTGTTTGGGTGTTTCCTGGCCCTTCAAATCCGCTCGATTCGGCTTATGCAAATTTAAATGTATTGTTCGAAATAGCCCCATGGATTTATCTTTTTTTAATTCCAGCGGTTTGCATGCGTTCATTTGCCGACGAGAAAAAACAGGGAACAATTGAGCTGGTTTATACACGCCCAATAAGTGAAACAGGAATTATTTTGGCTAAATATTTTGCAGCTTTACTGGTAGTTGTTGTTTCATTGTTATTTTGTTTGGTTTATTATTTCTCCATATATAATTTGGGCAGTCCGGTAGGAAGTATCGATTCTGCTGCATTTTGGGGTTCTTTTATTGGACTGTTTCTTTTGGCAGGAGTTTATGTAGCAATTGGTGTTTTTTGTAGTTCCATTACCGAGAACCAAATTGTAGCATTCTTATTTGCTTTAGCTCTTAGTTTTCTTCTTTTTACTGGATTTGATTACTTGGCAGAGCTTAATTATTTTCAGAATATGCAGACTACAATTTATTCTTTGGGTATAAATGAACATTACAGATCTTTATCAAAAGGAGTTGTTGATTCCAGAGATGTAATTTATTTTGCAGGAGTAATTGTAGCATTTCTTATGATCACAAAAACAGTACTTAAAAGCAGGAAATGGTAA
- a CDS encoding acyloxyacyl hydrolase, which produces MKNRILLILSILTFNTTLAQENTSKDIFTTSLRYHYGVILPHHKSISYLVNDQISAIELNLGIVPNSDKNWVSLYKNPEFGIGLYHTSLGNDKFLGNATAIFPYINFPITRKNKWELNFQLGFGMAYTKKHFDPVNNYTNVAIGSKFNAFLKLMTISSYAIHPKWNVNGGIGFFHISNGAVSIPNKGLNAVTANLGVSYYLNNKKTHKKSTSINYPKLENEFSLIWSNGIKQTSVKDPHKYYKTGLSLSYLKGINAKQKIGLGIDLFYDTSTNRGNWNFEPQTGFNDRFSQSFFVSHELFIQKFIIVANVGVYTLYKTEPEKPVYTRIGLRYALSKHFLASLCLKAHLGKADCIEWGIGYRINTKKNENS; this is translated from the coding sequence ATGAAAAATAGAATACTACTTATTCTCTCTATTCTTACCTTTAACACGACTTTGGCTCAGGAAAATACCTCTAAAGATATATTTACAACAAGTCTTAGATATCATTATGGCGTAATATTACCACACCATAAATCTATTAGCTATTTGGTAAATGATCAAATTTCGGCTATTGAGTTAAATCTTGGAATTGTTCCAAATAGTGATAAAAACTGGGTTTCTTTGTATAAAAATCCAGAATTTGGAATTGGACTGTATCATACAAGCTTAGGGAACGACAAATTTTTAGGCAATGCTACGGCAATTTTTCCTTACATTAATTTCCCTATTACCAGAAAAAACAAATGGGAACTTAATTTTCAGTTGGGCTTTGGAATGGCATACACAAAAAAGCATTTCGATCCTGTAAACAATTACACTAATGTGGCAATAGGATCAAAATTTAATGCTTTTTTAAAATTAATGACAATAAGTTCGTATGCAATCCATCCAAAATGGAATGTGAATGGAGGTATTGGATTCTTTCACATCTCAAATGGAGCTGTTAGTATTCCCAATAAAGGCTTAAATGCAGTAACTGCCAACTTAGGAGTATCTTATTATTTAAATAATAAAAAAACACACAAAAAATCTACGTCTATAAATTATCCTAAGTTAGAAAATGAATTTTCCCTTATTTGGAGCAATGGCATAAAACAAACCAGTGTAAAAGATCCTCATAAATATTACAAAACAGGTTTATCTTTGAGTTACTTAAAAGGAATTAATGCAAAACAAAAAATAGGTTTGGGTATCGATTTATTTTACGATACATCGACCAATAGAGGAAATTGGAATTTTGAGCCCCAAACTGGTTTTAATGACCGCTTTAGTCAATCCTTTTTTGTTTCGCACGAATTATTTATACAAAAGTTTATAATTGTTGCAAATGTAGGAGTATATACTCTTTATAAAACCGAACCTGAAAAACCTGTTTATACCAGAATTGGACTTCGATATGCACTAAGTAAGCACTTTTTAGCAAGCTTATGCTTAAAAGCTCATTTAGGAAAAGCAGATTGTATTGAATGGGGAATTGGTTATCGAATAAATACAAAGAAAAATGAGAATAGTTAA
- a CDS encoding DUF2807 domain-containing protein, with product MRIVNILIIAILLCITACSSFNPFEEEGDYTEKRVVLDGITAIENLNTFQIVFIQDEEEYIVLKGGENLISKTEIITNNELLKINHSYSNNTRNFDLIIVEIHLKNLDKITCLAPANILSKNTLTGKHLDVIITSESELVEMSLNLDYQSLNFHSHGSACGAYEFYGKCPKTNYTLNGVININASKLQNKITKLAQNGIGEAHIWANDTLNLTIYSSGDIYYKGNPEIAINRVQVNNQSPDANVIQE from the coding sequence ATGAGAATAGTTAACATATTAATTATAGCAATATTACTGTGCATAACTGCCTGCAGTTCGTTTAATCCTTTCGAAGAAGAAGGCGATTATACAGAAAAAAGAGTGGTATTGGATGGAATTACAGCTATCGAAAACTTAAATACTTTTCAAATCGTTTTTATTCAAGACGAAGAAGAATATATTGTTTTAAAAGGAGGTGAAAACCTTATTTCTAAAACCGAAATTATTACTAATAATGAACTTTTAAAAATAAATCACTCTTACAGTAATAATACTCGAAATTTTGATCTAATAATAGTAGAAATACACCTAAAAAATTTAGATAAAATTACTTGCTTAGCCCCAGCTAATATTTTATCCAAAAATACATTAACAGGCAAACATCTTGATGTAATAATAACTTCTGAATCGGAACTTGTAGAAATGAGTTTAAATCTGGATTACCAAAGTTTAAATTTTCACTCTCATGGAAGTGCCTGTGGAGCTTACGAATTTTATGGAAAATGCCCTAAAACCAATTACACTCTAAACGGAGTGATTAATATAAATGCCAGCAAGCTTCAAAATAAAATTACAAAACTGGCTCAAAACGGAATTGGAGAAGCTCATATTTGGGCTAACGACACATTAAATCTTACAATTTACAGTAGTGGCGATATTTATTACAAAGGAAATCCTGAAATAGCAATCAATCGAGTTCAGGTAAACAATCAAAGTCCGGATGCTAATGTAATACAAGAATAA
- the lpxB gene encoding lipid-A-disaccharide synthase gives MKYYIVAGEASGDLHASNLMKELKSQDLEAQFRFWGGDLMQAQGGEMVKHYRETAFMGFVTVLKNLGKIKANFSLCEKDLLEYKPDVLILVDYPGFNLRMAKFAKKNGIRVHYYISPKIWAWKEGRVKKIKAYVDRMFTIFPFETEFYKKHNYEVSFGGNPLLDAIENRPNKNESFENFTQKNDLSQQPIIALLAGSRKQEIERVLPVMLDVVNDFPDYQFVVAAAPSITKEFYAQVATGTNVKFVYAQTYDLLQQSKAALVTSGTATLETALLHIPQVVCYLTGGGRLLFAIGKRLLKVKYISLVNLVMDKLIVKELIQHTCNKEMISQELNQILFDKNYRSQMLYNYQMLNEKLGGAGASARFAKMIYEDLQK, from the coding sequence ATGAAATACTATATTGTAGCAGGCGAAGCATCGGGAGATCTTCATGCATCCAATTTAATGAAGGAATTAAAATCTCAGGATTTGGAAGCGCAATTTCGCTTTTGGGGTGGAGATTTAATGCAGGCGCAAGGAGGCGAAATGGTGAAGCATTATCGCGAAACTGCTTTTATGGGTTTTGTAACTGTATTGAAAAATTTAGGAAAGATTAAAGCTAATTTTTCTCTTTGTGAAAAAGATTTGCTAGAGTATAAACCTGATGTATTAATTTTGGTTGATTACCCAGGGTTTAATCTTCGAATGGCAAAGTTTGCTAAGAAAAATGGTATTCGCGTTCATTATTATATCTCCCCAAAAATTTGGGCATGGAAAGAGGGAAGAGTTAAAAAGATTAAAGCTTATGTAGATAGAATGTTTACCATTTTTCCTTTCGAAACAGAATTTTATAAAAAGCACAATTATGAAGTGAGTTTTGGAGGAAATCCACTGTTAGATGCTATCGAAAATCGACCTAATAAGAATGAGTCTTTCGAAAATTTTACTCAAAAAAACGATTTATCGCAGCAACCAATTATTGCTCTTTTGGCAGGAAGTCGTAAACAGGAAATAGAACGAGTTTTACCTGTAATGCTCGATGTGGTAAATGATTTTCCTGATTATCAGTTTGTGGTGGCTGCAGCACCATCTATAACAAAGGAATTTTATGCTCAGGTAGCGACAGGTACTAATGTTAAATTTGTTTATGCACAAACCTACGATTTATTGCAGCAGTCGAAAGCGGCCTTGGTTACTTCGGGAACAGCAACTTTAGAAACAGCTTTGCTTCACATTCCCCAGGTGGTTTGCTATTTAACTGGCGGAGGTAGACTTTTGTTTGCAATAGGAAAGCGATTGCTAAAAGTAAAGTACATCTCGCTTGTTAATTTAGTAATGGATAAATTAATTGTGAAAGAGTTAATTCAGCATACCTGCAATAAAGAGATGATTAGTCAGGAACTCAATCAAATTCTATTTGATAAAAATTATCGCAGTCAGATGTTATACAATTATCAAATGCTGAATGAAAAATTGGGTGGGGCAGGTGCGTCTGCACGTTTTGCAAAGATGATTTATGAAGATTTACAGAAATAG
- the surE gene encoding 5'/3'-nucleotidase SurE: protein MNDKPIILVTNDDGLNAKGIKALVAIVKGFGDIYVVAPNRANSGKSNSITVEVPIRIKKVRDEENLHIYSCKGTPVDCVKLALNKILPRTPDFLVSGINHGANTSVSVLYSGTMGATIEGCLNGIPSVGYSLNDFRADADFSESIKYGRNIFSNLVKKGLAKGVCLNVNFPKGKINGARVCRQADGKWKEEFDHRQDPFGGDYYWLTGYFKNAEPKAEETDEWAINNGFASIVPTQIDMTAHQLIEDLKTWDYEIED, encoded by the coding sequence ATGAACGATAAACCAATTATACTTGTTACCAACGACGATGGATTAAATGCCAAGGGAATTAAAGCTTTGGTGGCTATTGTTAAAGGTTTTGGCGATATTTATGTTGTTGCGCCAAACCGTGCCAACTCAGGTAAATCTAATTCTATTACCGTTGAGGTACCTATTCGAATAAAAAAAGTTAGAGACGAAGAGAATTTACATATTTACAGTTGTAAAGGAACTCCAGTAGATTGTGTTAAACTGGCATTGAATAAAATATTGCCACGTACTCCTGATTTTTTGGTTTCGGGAATTAATCATGGCGCAAATACTTCTGTTAGTGTTTTGTACTCGGGAACTATGGGTGCTACTATCGAGGGTTGTTTAAATGGAATTCCATCGGTGGGCTATTCTTTAAATGATTTTAGAGCTGATGCAGATTTTTCGGAAAGTATAAAATATGGTCGTAATATATTTTCAAATCTGGTAAAAAAAGGATTGGCAAAAGGTGTTTGTTTAAATGTAAACTTTCCTAAAGGAAAAATAAACGGTGCTCGTGTTTGTCGTCAGGCTGATGGCAAATGGAAAGAGGAGTTTGATCATAGACAGGATCCTTTTGGTGGTGATTATTACTGGTTAACAGGATATTTTAAGAATGCTGAGCCAAAAGCCGAAGAAACCGACGAATGGGCTATTAATAATGGATTTGCCTCTATTGTTCCTACTCAAATTGATATGACTGCGCATCAATTGATAGAGGATCTTAAAACCTGGGATTATGAAATCGAAGATTAA
- the pheT gene encoding phenylalanine--tRNA ligase subunit beta — MKVSYKWLKDYIDIDLSPAEMDEILTQIGLEVGGIEKFQSIKGGLEGLVIGEVKTCKPHENSDHLSITSVDVNGDELLPIVCGAPNVAAGQKVVVATVGTILYDGDESFTIKKSKIRGELSMGMICAEDEIGLGAGHDGIMELPQDAVAGTPAAEYFNIEDDLTIEIDLTPNRIDGASHIGVARDMAAYLKQQKEIDYKMPSVEDFKIENNNLPIEVKVENNEACHRYSGVCISGIKIAESPEWLQNRLKAIGLNPINNVVDITNYVLFETGQPLHAFDYAKIKGNKVLVKTLADGTQFTTLDEVERELNEKDLMICNEEEPMCIAGVFGGIESGVSDSTTDIFLESAYFDSVFVRKTARRHGLNTDASFRFERGTDPNNTIYAMKRAALLIKEIAGGTISSEIVDIYPSPVEDFKIEVSVKRIENLIGKQIGKETIKNILTALEIKIENEDGDTLNLLVPPYRVDVKREADIVEEVLRIYGFNNVEVPSKVNASLSYAPKLNEHKLRNTIADMLSAAGFNEIMNNSLTKSSYYEELEKLKLENTVRIFNPLSSDLNAMRQTLLFGGLESVAYNINRRNADLKFYEFGKSYQHFINPENENPVNNYFEKERLGLFMSGNKTSVNWNLKEEPTNFFHIKSYVENILSRLGFKIEKLRIKETENELFTEGLSYGIKKTVLVEVGMVSGKILKKMDIDTPVFYADFDWATLIKEAIKNKVGYTELPKYPAVKRDLALLIDKSTSFAEIKTIAFNCEKKLLKSVSLFDVYEGEKLGENKKSYAVSFILQDTEKTLNDKQIDKIMQKLIKSYQKQLGAELR, encoded by the coding sequence ATGAAAGTATCGTACAAATGGCTTAAAGATTATATCGATATTGATCTTTCGCCTGCTGAAATGGATGAGATCCTAACTCAAATTGGATTAGAAGTTGGTGGAATTGAAAAATTCCAATCAATTAAAGGTGGTTTAGAAGGATTGGTAATTGGTGAGGTAAAAACCTGTAAGCCACACGAAAACTCTGACCATTTAAGCATTACCAGCGTTGATGTTAATGGCGACGAACTTTTACCTATTGTTTGTGGAGCTCCTAATGTGGCTGCCGGACAAAAAGTTGTAGTTGCTACAGTTGGAACCATTTTGTACGATGGAGATGAAAGCTTTACCATTAAAAAATCTAAAATCAGAGGTGAACTTTCTATGGGTATGATTTGTGCCGAAGACGAAATTGGTCTGGGTGCTGGTCACGATGGAATTATGGAACTTCCGCAAGATGCTGTTGCCGGAACTCCTGCTGCAGAATATTTCAATATCGAAGACGATTTGACCATTGAAATTGATTTGACACCTAACCGTATCGACGGAGCATCGCACATTGGAGTCGCTCGCGATATGGCTGCTTATTTAAAGCAACAAAAAGAGATTGATTATAAAATGCCTTCGGTTGAAGATTTTAAAATTGAGAACAATAACTTGCCAATCGAAGTAAAAGTTGAAAATAATGAAGCTTGCCACCGTTATTCAGGTGTTTGTATCAGCGGAATTAAAATTGCGGAATCTCCTGAATGGTTGCAAAACCGATTAAAAGCAATTGGTCTAAACCCAATTAATAATGTGGTAGATATTACCAATTATGTGTTGTTTGAGACTGGTCAGCCATTACATGCTTTCGATTATGCCAAGATAAAAGGTAACAAAGTATTGGTTAAAACCTTAGCTGATGGTACTCAATTCACCACTCTTGATGAAGTTGAACGAGAATTGAACGAGAAAGATTTAATGATTTGCAACGAAGAAGAACCAATGTGTATTGCAGGAGTTTTTGGAGGAATAGAATCTGGCGTAAGCGATTCTACCACCGATATTTTCCTTGAAAGTGCATATTTCGACTCTGTATTTGTACGTAAAACAGCTCGTCGTCACGGATTAAATACCGATGCATCTTTCCGATTCGAACGTGGAACCGATCCTAACAATACCATTTACGCTATGAAGCGTGCAGCTCTTTTAATTAAAGAGATTGCTGGTGGTACCATTTCTTCTGAAATTGTGGATATCTATCCAAGCCCAGTTGAAGATTTCAAGATCGAGGTAAGCGTTAAGCGTATTGAAAATTTAATTGGTAAACAAATTGGAAAAGAAACCATTAAAAATATACTAACAGCTCTAGAAATTAAAATTGAAAACGAAGATGGTGACACCTTAAATCTTTTGGTTCCTCCATATCGTGTTGATGTAAAACGTGAAGCTGATATTGTAGAAGAAGTACTTCGTATTTATGGTTTTAATAATGTTGAGGTTCCTTCGAAAGTAAACGCATCTTTAAGCTATGCTCCAAAACTAAACGAGCACAAACTAAGAAATACCATTGCCGATATGTTATCTGCAGCGGGTTTCAACGAAATAATGAACAACTCTTTAACCAAATCTTCTTATTATGAGGAATTGGAAAAGCTTAAACTAGAAAACACTGTACGCATATTTAATCCCCTAAGTTCCGACTTAAATGCAATGCGTCAGACTTTACTTTTTGGAGGTTTAGAAAGTGTAGCTTATAATATTAACCGTAGAAATGCAGATTTAAAATTTTACGAATTTGGTAAATCATACCAACACTTTATAAATCCTGAAAATGAAAATCCGGTAAACAACTATTTCGAGAAAGAGCGTTTGGGATTATTCATGAGCGGAAACAAAACTTCTGTAAACTGGAACTTAAAAGAAGAGCCTACAAACTTTTTCCATATAAAATCTTATGTGGAAAACATTTTAAGCAGACTAGGTTTCAAAATTGAGAAATTGAGAATTAAAGAAACAGAAAATGAACTATTTACAGAAGGCTTAAGCTACGGTATCAAAAAAACTGTTTTGGTTGAAGTAGGTATGGTTAGTGGTAAAATTCTGAAAAAAATGGACATTGACACTCCTGTTTTTTATGCCGATTTCGATTGGGCTACTCTAATTAAAGAAGCAATTAAGAACAAAGTTGGCTATACCGAATTACCTAAGTATCCTGCTGTAAAACGCGACCTTGCATTGTTAATTGACAAATCAACAAGCTTTGCCGAGATTAAAACAATAGCATTTAATTGTGAGAAGAAACTATTAAAATCTGTTTCTTTATTCGATGTTTACGAAGGAGAAAAATTAGGCGAAAATAAAAAGTCGTATGCAGTAAGCTTTATCCTTCAGGATACTGAAAAAACTCTAAACGACAAGCAGATTGACAAAATCATGCAAAAACTAATTAAGAGCTACCAAAAACAATTAGGAGCTGAGCTTCGTTAA
- a CDS encoding PrsW family glutamic-type intramembrane protease, whose protein sequence is MNLLLISVAPIAIILFYVYYRDKYEKEPISLLAKGILAGIIICIPVIFAEKAISAFLPLIFTGKIAYAFGNAFLVAALCEEAFKLLAVYILVWKNPNFNERFDGIVYAVFVSLGFALAENIMYVFSNGMSTEIARAFTAVPAHAMFGIMMGYYLGLAKFSRKGKTSLLLLAFIIPFLVHGIYDFILMVQISWILTLFFPFLIYLMHKTNEKMTELNDKSIFRYK, encoded by the coding sequence ATGAATCTTCTTCTTATATCTGTAGCACCAATAGCCATTATTCTATTTTACGTTTACTATCGCGATAAATACGAAAAAGAACCTATTTCCTTACTCGCTAAAGGTATTTTGGCAGGTATAATTATTTGCATACCTGTAATATTTGCCGAGAAAGCAATCTCTGCTTTTCTACCTCTTATTTTTACAGGAAAAATAGCCTATGCTTTTGGCAATGCCTTTTTAGTAGCTGCTCTTTGCGAAGAGGCTTTTAAACTTTTGGCAGTTTACATTTTGGTATGGAAAAATCCTAACTTTAACGAACGATTCGATGGCATTGTTTACGCAGTATTCGTATCCTTAGGTTTTGCTCTGGCAGAGAATATTATGTATGTATTTTCGAACGGAATGAGCACTGAAATTGCAAGAGCTTTCACCGCTGTTCCTGCACATGCTATGTTTGGTATTATGATGGGATATTATCTGGGCTTAGCAAAATTTTCAAGAAAAGGAAAAACTTCCCTACTTCTTCTGGCATTCATAATCCCATTTTTGGTTCATGGCATTTACGATTTTATTCTAATGGTTCAAATCAGCTGGATTCTTACCCTATTCTTCCCATTCCTAATTTACCTTATGCACAAAACAAATGAAAAAATGACCGAACTAAATGATAAGTCAATTTTTAGATATAAATAA
- a CDS encoding alcohol dehydrogenase family protein, whose translation MTDIPVKMRGVYLNGHGDFDMLEIRNDISVPKPGPNEVLIKVGAAAVNNTDINTRKAWYSKGDGESEDASWSGNPLKFPRIQGADVCGYIVSVGNKVSTHRLNERVLIEPSINEVNGETLKQTWYFGSECDGGFAQYTVVAAKHAYTIKSELSDIELASFPCSYSTAENMLTRANVVKGEKVLITGASGGVGSAAVQLAKARGAKVIGITSKKKEEKVLSIGADEVITRDENIVEILGENTIDVVIDLVAGEQWPALIDTLKPSGRYAVAGAIGNPHVKLDIRTLYLKDLSFFGCTVLGENVFSNLIKHIENKNIVPLVAASYPLEDIVEAQKEFINKNHVGKIVLKVS comes from the coding sequence ATGACTGATATACCAGTGAAAATGAGAGGGGTTTACCTAAACGGACATGGTGATTTTGATATGTTGGAAATTCGTAATGATATTTCTGTACCAAAACCAGGACCTAATGAGGTATTAATTAAAGTAGGTGCGGCAGCTGTAAATAATACGGATATTAATACACGAAAGGCTTGGTATTCAAAGGGCGATGGAGAGAGTGAGGACGCCAGTTGGTCGGGAAATCCCTTAAAATTCCCTAGAATTCAAGGTGCTGATGTATGTGGATACATAGTTTCAGTTGGTAATAAGGTGAGTACTCATCGATTAAATGAACGGGTACTTATTGAGCCAAGTATAAATGAAGTTAATGGAGAAACTCTTAAACAAACATGGTATTTTGGTTCGGAGTGCGATGGTGGTTTTGCCCAGTATACTGTTGTGGCTGCCAAACATGCTTACACAATTAAAAGTGAACTTAGCGATATTGAGCTTGCTTCTTTTCCATGTTCTTACTCAACAGCAGAAAATATGTTAACAAGGGCGAATGTTGTTAAAGGAGAAAAAGTACTAATTACAGGAGCTTCGGGAGGTGTTGGTTCTGCTGCTGTTCAGTTGGCAAAAGCTCGTGGAGCAAAAGTAATTGGTATTACAAGCAAGAAAAAAGAAGAGAAAGTTTTAAGTATTGGAGCCGATGAAGTTATAACAAGAGACGAAAATATAGTTGAGATATTAGGTGAAAATACCATTGATGTTGTTATAGATTTAGTAGCAGGTGAACAATGGCCTGCTTTAATAGATACTCTTAAACCATCGGGTAGGTATGCTGTGGCGGGTGCAATAGGAAATCCGCATGTAAAGCTTGATATAAGAACTTTATATTTAAAGGATTTGAGCTTTTTTGGTTGTACAGTGCTAGGTGAAAATGTATTTTCTAACCTGATAAAGCATATCGAAAATAAAAATATTGTTCCATTAGTTGCAGCAAGTTATCCTCTTGAAGATATAGTTGAAGCTCAGAAGGAATTTATTAACAAAAATCATGTGGGTAAGATTGTTTTAAAAGTATCCTGA
- a CDS encoding Dabb family protein, which produces MKKYILLSILFCSKLCLAQISDTIGLFRTDYQSVSGKNTVSVTSYEKNGSHYIFAGGFGDIDVFKLSKNGKLIHLTKQELYKEKGPARGMVADNINGTDFLFVANKFGDAIEVFKILNNGTLERVFMIKDTEETHIGTAITLQVVHMKNSSYLFAGGLEETPGLSCFKIHDNGELSHVQSIKDNDKIHTDGIIGMFVHKIDNKTFLYTGGFQDNGVSSFRVYNNGKFKNVNNIDDNTTDRFLTGTYPLTGVKLGDKYYVIVGHRHHKYYKRSGFIKKTDFVYHGDALSVFMLNKKGELIPHSVLKDDEKTKLFGQTRIEIISQNNNEAILAVGTRDDASIQLCKLNQQGILSPISCLETGYSIYYGLKSHKIDDDYFLVAGSNEFGLRKLVAYKLSSLKANTSGKILRHVVSFKFKKDINPEKINKVLAKFKKLKNEIPDIEKLEWGINNSTEGKSKGFDYCFTFSFIDRNAREKFIFHKANLAVQKEMKTLLEDVFVMDYWADK; this is translated from the coding sequence ATGAAGAAATATATCCTTCTGAGTATTTTGTTTTGTTCTAAACTTTGTTTAGCGCAAATTTCAGATACCATAGGTCTCTTTCGAACCGATTATCAGTCTGTATCAGGCAAAAACACTGTTTCGGTTACCAGTTATGAAAAAAATGGTAGTCATTACATTTTTGCAGGTGGATTTGGAGATATTGACGTTTTTAAATTGAGCAAAAATGGAAAATTAATTCACCTTACAAAACAAGAGCTTTATAAGGAAAAAGGACCAGCAAGAGGAATGGTTGCCGACAATATTAATGGTACTGATTTTCTATTTGTAGCGAACAAGTTTGGAGATGCCATTGAGGTTTTTAAAATCTTGAATAATGGAACTCTTGAGCGGGTATTTATGATAAAAGATACCGAGGAAACCCACATTGGTACTGCTATTACACTACAGGTGGTTCACATGAAAAATTCATCTTATCTTTTTGCCGGAGGCCTTGAAGAAACACCGGGTTTAAGCTGTTTTAAAATTCACGATAATGGTGAGCTTAGCCATGTTCAATCTATAAAAGACAATGATAAAATTCACACCGATGGTATTATAGGGATGTTTGTACATAAAATAGATAATAAAACTTTTTTGTATACAGGCGGATTTCAGGATAATGGTGTAAGTAGTTTTAGGGTTTATAATAATGGTAAATTTAAAAATGTTAATAATATAGACGACAATACAACAGATAGGTTTTTAACTGGTACATATCCTCTTACAGGAGTAAAGCTAGGCGATAAATATTATGTAATTGTTGGGCACAGACACCATAAATACTATAAGAGATCAGGTTTTATAAAAAAAACAGATTTTGTTTATCATGGAGATGCGCTTAGCGTTTTTATGCTTAATAAAAAAGGAGAGTTAATTCCTCATTCTGTATTAAAGGATGATGAAAAAACAAAACTATTTGGGCAAACAAGAATCGAAATTATATCTCAAAACAATAATGAAGCTATTTTAGCTGTGGGAACAAGAGATGATGCCAGTATTCAACTATGTAAATTAAATCAACAAGGTATATTAAGTCCGATAAGTTGTTTAGAAACAGGATATTCTATTTATTATGGTTTAAAATCCCATAAAATTGATGATGATTACTTTCTTGTAGCTGGTTCTAATGAATTCGGATTAAGAAAATTGGTAGCTTATAAGTTATCTTCGCTTAAGGCTAATACATCAGGAAAAATTTTAAGACATGTCGTAAGTTTTAAATTTAAAAAAGATATTAATCCTGAAAAAATTAACAAAGTTTTAGCTAAGTTTAAAAAATTGAAAAACGAAATTCCTGATATTGAAAAATTGGAATGGGGTATAAATAATAGTACAGAAGGGAAAAGTAAGGGGTTCGACTATTGTTTTACTTTTAGTTTTATTGATCGTAATGCAAGGGAAAAGTTTATTTTTCATAAGGCAAATTTAGCTGTGCAAAAAGAAATGAAAACATTATTAGAAGATGTTTTTGTTATGGACTACTGGGCTGATAAATAA